The DNA region CGAGCAGCGACAGGAGCTGTTTGTGGAAATTTTGCGGGGTCGATGACAAGAACTGGAGTTGGCTCACCGAATCAACCACGATTCTAGTGGGTTTTGTCTTTTCAACAACGTCGCGGATCTTTGCTGCGAGGGGCGCTGACTCCACTTCTTCCGGTGGAAAGATGTCGTAGCTCTTTTGGTCTCGGAAGAAGGCAGGTCCCGGCGTTAGGTCTAAGAAAGTCACTTTTGAAAGGTCGAGCCCAATTGCCGAGGTGCTCTCCTTTACCCGACCAGGGGGCTCGGAGAGAGTCACCCAAGCCACGGATTCTCCCCGATCGATCCCCGCCTTGGCAAAGTGAGCGCAGAAGGTGGTTTTCCCGGTCCCCGGCCCCCCTCGCACCAAATAGGCGCGCTCTTTGAGCATGCCACCACCCAGAATCTCGTCCAACCCGGGAATTCCGGTGGACAAGCGGCGTAACTTCTCGTCTTTATTCATGGTTGTTTCCCACCCTAGCGGCTTTCATTGAGGAACTGAGGAAGGCAAGGAGACCGATCGTTGGTTACTTCCTCATGTATCATCATTACCCAATATTGCCCCACAGTGACCGTTTGTCAAGCGGCGCTAAACTCAGGGGAATGAGCTTGGGTGCGGGGTTGTTCTTGCCTCGGGGAGGGTTTCGTATGTCGTGGGAAGTGTTTTCGGTTGTGTTTTTGGTGTTGTTTGCTTTTGGGGCGGGGGCAGCCGGTCCTTTGACGGAAGGCAGCCCGTTTCCCCAGTGGGAGCTGGTGGACCAGCAGGGGCAAAAGGTCAGCTCCAAGGACCTGGCAGGGAAGACCTACTTGCTGTGGTTTTACCCCAAGGCCATGACCTCCGGTTGCACCCGGGAAGGCTGTGAGCTGAGGGATCACTACGCGGAGTTTCGCAAGCTGGGGGTGGAGATCCTTGGGGTTTCCTTCGATACCCCTGCCGACAACGCCCGCTTTGCTGCCGAGCAGCGCTTTCCCTTCCGCCTGCTTTCGGATTCGAGCCGCCAGCTGGCGGTGCAGGTAGGGGCGGCGGATTCGCCGGAGGCTTCTTATCCCAAGCGGGTGTCCTTCCTGGTGGGTGGGGACGGCCGGGTTCTTAAGGTGTACCCGAAGGTGGACCCCGCCACCCACGCGCAAGAGGTCCTGAAAGACCTTCAGAGCCTCAAGTAGCTCGTAAAAACCTGGATCCTAAGCTCTGGTGGCGCAAAGCACCGGCACCGGAGAGCGTCGGGTGACGTACTCGGTGGTGGAACCCAAAACCGTTTCGATGACGCGGCTGTGGCCGTGGGCGCCCATGAAGAGAAAGTCGTGCTCGGCGGGGTCCAGCATGGAAAGGAGCACCTGTTCCACCGCTTCCCCTCGCTCCCAGGAAAAGCTGGCTTTCACCGCAAAGGGCTCCAGGAAGCTGGCCGCCCGCTCCAGCAGGGAGGAAGCAGCGGCTTCGTCGGTTCCCAGGGTCACGACCTTGAGTGGCACGGCCAGCGCACCGCAGATTTCCCCGGCCAGGTGCAAGGCGCGGAAGGCCTTGGGGCTGCCGTCAAAAGCAGCCAGCGGCTTCTGCGGGAGGCTTCCATGTTCGGGAACGATGAGCACCGGCACCGGGCAGCGGCGGAGCAAGCGGCCGGTGTTGGGTCCGAGGAACTGCGGGTGCTGGGGGGCACCCACGCCTTTCTGCCCGAGCACCAGGAGATCGGCGGTTTGCGCTTCCTCACAGAGCTTCTCCACCACGCCCCCGTGGAGCAACACGAAGCGGTGTTTGACTCCGGCTTGCTCGCAAAAATTCGTGAACCGGTCCTTCAGCAAGTTGCCGAGCTCTTGCAGCGATTGCTCCACCTGCGCTTGCAAGCGGAGAAAAGGCTCAAACCCCATGGCGCCGGAAATGTCACTGACGAAAGCACCCTGGAGGAACGCCGCATCAAGAATGTGGACACCGCGTGCGCAGGCCCCCAGCTTGGCCGCCAACTGGATGGCCAGTTGCTCGGCAGCGGCTCCACAGGTGGAGCCGTCGAGGCCAACCACAATATGCTTGATCATAGGCACCTCCCGGGCTTTCGCCCTGAGTCTCCAACCTGTCAAAGTGCCATGCCGCTCACCTCTAATGTGCGTCCGGACTTCCTATTCGGCAAGCTGCGGTAGAATGCGTCTCGGATGCATTTTCGTGGGGAGGGGGGGATGGCGCAAGAATTGACCACTTTGGCAAGCTTGTTGACCCGGGAGGAAGTGCTTTCCGCCTACCGCCTGATGCTCACCTCGCGGCGGGTGGATGACAAGGAAATCCAGCTCAAGCAGCATAACCTGGTGTTCTTTCAAATTTCCGGTGCCGGCCACGAGGCGGTGCAGGTAGCCGCCGGCCTGCACCTTTCGCCCAGGAAGGACTGGTTTTTCCCTTACTACCGCGACCGCGCGTTGATGCTCACGCTGGGCATGACCCCGTACCAGATGTTTTTGGGCAGCATCGGCGCCGAAAGCGGGCCGGACTCCAAAGGCCGGCAAATGCCTTCCCACTGGGGGATGCGGGCCCTGCACGTGGCTTCCTCCTCTTCGCCCACCGGCACCCAGTGCTTGCAGGCCGTGGGTTTTGCCGAAGCCGGGCGTTACTTTCTGGCTTTGGAGCAGGGCATCCGCTGCGCCGAGGTGGCGGAAGACGAGGTGGTGTACGTCTCCCTGGGGGATGGCACCACTTCTGAAGGGGAGTTCTGGGAGTCTTTGAACACCGCCTGCAACAAGAAGCTGCCGCTTCTATACCTCATTCAGGACAACGGCTACGCCATTTCCGTGACCGTGGACGTGCAAACCGCCGGTGGCTCCATCTCTAAGTTGGTTCGAAGCTTCCCCAACCTGGGTGTGTACGAGGTGGACGGCTGTGATTTCCTTGCCTCTTACGCCACCCTGGCGGAAGCCGTGGCCCGGGTGCGCTCGGGGGAGGGGCCGGTGCTGGTACATGCCCACGTGGTGCGGCCCTACTCCCATTCCCTTTCCGACGATGAGCGCCTCTACCGGCCGGAGTGGGAGCGGGAGCAGGAAGCGCAAAAAGACCCCCTGCGCCGCACCGCCAAGCTGTTGCAGGAAGCCTACGGGGTGAGCGCCGAGGAGCTTTCGCAACTGGAGGAGGAGGTCAACCGCGAGGTCAACGCCGCCGCCGAAGCGGCTCTGGCCGAAAAGCAGCCGCCGCCGGAGTCCTGGCCGCTGTGGATTTACTCGCCCGAGGTGGACCCCACCAGCGAGGCTTTTGCCACCGAACCCAAGTTTGAGGACTACGCCCCCAAGACCATGGTGGACCTGCTCAACGCCTGCTTGCGGGACGAAATGGCCAGAAACGAGCGCATCGTGGTTTTTGGCGAGGACGTGGCCGATGCCTCCCGCGATGAGGTGCTGAGCGAGGTTAAGGGCAAGGGCGGCGTCTTTAAGGTGACCTACGGTTTGCAGCGGCTTTACGGCTCCCGGCGGGTGTTTAACACCCCGCTGGCTGAGGCCAACATCATTGGCCGGGCCATTGGCATGGCCATGCGCGGCTTGAAGCCGGTGGCGGAAATTCAGTTCTTCGACTACATCTGGCCGGCGTACATGCAGCTCCGCAACGAGCTGGCCACCATGCGCTGGCGTTCCGGAGGCGATTGGTCGGCGCCGGTGGTGGTGCGCGTCCCCATTGGCGGCTACCTGAAGGGCGGCGGACCGTACCATTCCCAATCGGGGGAGGTGCTTTTCACCCACATCCCCGGTTTGCGGGTGGTGATGCCCTCCAACGCTTTGGATGCCAACGGCCTCCTGCGCACCGCCCTGCGTTGCGATGACCCGGTGATCTTCCTGGAGCACAAGCACCTCTACCGCCAAACCCACAACAAAGCCCCGTACCCGGGCCCCGATTTCATGATCCCCTTTGGCAAGGCGGCAGCGGTGCGGGAAGGGGAGGACCTCACCATCATCACCTACGGCGCAACCGTTGTGCGCAGCCTGGCAGCAGCCAAGCTGTTGGCCGAAGAGGGGGTTGAGGTGGAAATCCTGGACCTGCGGTCCCTGGCTCCCTACGACTGGGAGGCCATTGCCCGTTCGGTGAAGAAGACCAACCGCGCCCTGGTGGTGCACGAGGATTGCCTGTCCTTCGGCTACGGAGCGGAAATTGCCGCCCGCATTGCCGACGAGCTCTTTGCTTACCTGGACGCCCCCGTCCGGCGGGTCGCGGCCAAGGACAGCTTTGTGCCTTACGCCCCCGAGCTGGAGGACGTGGTGCTCCCCCAGGTGGAGGACGTTTACCGCGCGGCCAAGGACCTGTTGGCCTTTTAGGTGCGAGAGGTTCGGCCCGCTTTAATGGCGGCGGGACCTACAGGCTAATCCACCGTCAACGTCTTCGAGAGGTTGCGCGGGTAATCCGGATCAAAGCCCAACGTCACCGCCAGGTGGTAAGCAAACAACTGGAACGGCACGGCCCCCACCACCGCGTACTCCACCTCCGAGCCCACCGGCAGAGGGATGAAGAGGCTGGCTTCCGCCCGCAGGTTTTCGTGTTCCGGAGCGATAACGATGGCGTAGCCGCCGCGGCAGGTTACCTCGGTGACGTGGTTGGTGAGCATGTGGCAGCCGGCCGGGGAGGCGGTGAAAAGCACCGGCGTGCCTTGCTCCACCATGGCCAGCGGCCCGTGCTTGAACTCCGAGGAAAACATGCCCTCGCAGGGGATACCGGTCACCTCTTTGATCTTCAGCGCCCCCTCCAGAGCCACCCCGTGCCCCAGGCCGTAACCCAGGATGAAGAGCTTCTGGACCTTGGCCAGCTGCTTGGCCAGGGCGCGGGCGGTGCCGTCCATTTCCCGCACCGCTTTTTCAAGCCAAGAAGAAGCGGCTGCCAGCGGCCCCAAATCACGACCGCCGCTGCGGGCGGCTAAGGCAATGAGGGCGATGACCTGGTTTGTGTACGTCTTGGTGGCCGGCACGGAAATTTCCCACCCGCAGGCCAGCGGCAGGTATCGCTCCACCTTCCTGGTGAGCGTGGAGCCCAGCACGTTCACCAGGCCCAAGGCCTTTACTCCCTTGGCGGTGGCGTAGTTGAGGGCGTTAAGCACGTCCTTGGTTTCCCCGGACTGGGATACGTACACCGCCACATCGTCGGCCCCCAGAGCCGGACCGAATTGCTCCACGAACTGCTGGGGCAACACCGGAATGGCCAGAATCCCGGCCAGCGAGGAAAAAAAGTGAGAGCCGATGAGGCAAGCGTGGTAGGAAGAGCCGGAGCCCACCAGGAAAACCCTCCGGGCTTTAGCCACTTCCTGGGCGATTTGCGGCAGGTGCTCCGAATGCTCCAGAAGGTGGTAAAGCTCCCGGGCCGCAGCCGCCTGCTCGTGGATTTCCTTGAGCATGAAGTGGGGAAAGCCGCCTTTTTCCGGGACCCCCATGTCCTCGCCCACTTCCTTGGGCTCCCGGGCAATGGGGGCGCCGTCCTCCACCCGGTAAAGCTCCACGGAGTGAGGCCGCAGCACCACCATTTCCCCGTCTTCCATGGGGATCACCCGGCGGGTGAGCGGCAAGACCGAGGGCAGGTCGGAAGAACAGCAGGTAAAGTCGGGACCCACCCCCACCACCAACCCCGAGCCTTTTTTCACCGCCACCAGGATGTTTTCCCTGTTGTTGCCGATGACAAAGGCAAAATCCCCGGCCAAATCACGGTAGGCGGCCCGGACCGCTTCGGGCAAGCTCAAACCGCGGTTGACGTAGCGCTCCACCGCGTGCACGCAGGATTCCCCGTCGTTGGTGCCCCGCACCGTCATGCCTTCGGCAATAAACTGCCGACGCAGCTCGGCGTTGTTCACCACGTTGCCGTTGTGGGCGCCCACCAGATCCCCGTCGGAGTCCAAATGGGGCTGGGCGTTTTCGTAGGAAGGGGCGCCAAAGGTGGCCCAGCGCAGCTGGCAGATGCCGCGTGAGCCGGTAAGTTCCGAAAACTTGAGCTTTTCCGCCACCTCCTCCACCTTGCCGGGGGCCTTGCGCAAATCAATTCGGCCCTGGGAATCAATGGCTGCAGCACCTACCGAGTCGTACCCGCGGTAGGAAAGCCTCTTGGCAGCACCCGTGAGGATCTCACCCAAAGGCCGGTCGTTCTCAAACACAATCCCGAAAATCCCGCACATCCCCACCTCCAGGGGCATTGTACCGGAAAGGCACAAGCTTCCCGCTAGAATGGGGGCATGGAAGGCCCCCGCTTTGCCGATCCTTGCCCCAACCACCTGCCGCCGGAGCTGCGCCTTTCCTTTCCCTTTGGCACGCTCATGGGAACCTCCATTGCTTCCCGAGCTACTGCCCTGGCCGTGCCGGAGCTTGGCTTTGCTTTGGACCTGGGTCGCCTCACACCCGTCATCATGCAGCAGCCCACGGTGTTCTTGACCCACGCCCACCTGGACCACAGCTCGGCTTTAGCCGCTTACCTCAACACCCGGGCCCGTTTTTTCCGCGAAGAAAAAACTGCCGTTTGGGTTCCCGAGCCCCTGCGGGAGGACTTCCTTGCGGCTTTTGCTGTGCTCCCCGGCATGCACTCGGTGCGCAAGCGAACAGCTCTTGAGGAGGTGCTGCTGCCAGCTTGGGATGGTACCGAAGTGAGCCTCCCGTGGGGCCACGCCCGGGCCTTTGCCACCGATCACGGCGTGCCTTCTCTGGGCTGGGCGTTTTACCAGAAAGACAGCTCCCGGCCGTTTTTGGTTATTGCCGGGGACGGGGATCCCTGGCATTTTGCTAAGAAACCTCAGCTTCTGGACGCCCAGGTGGCGGTGGTGGAGTGTTCGCTTTCGGGGGAAAACCGCCGCCTGGCAGCTCGGATGGCCCGCCACGCCCATATCCTGGACTGGATCGAGTTAGCTCCGCAGCTTGCCTGCGACGTTCTGGTTTTGGCGCACCTTCCCGAGGGAGGCCTGGGCGAGCCAACGCTGCTTGACCGCCTGCAAAATGCTTTCCCCGGCCAGCTTGCGGTTTTTTCTCTGCCATCGCAAAGCACACGGCCAGCCCCGGCGGAGGAGGCTTAATCGGGCTGAAAGAAAAAGACCCGCGCAGGAGCGCGGGTCCCACATTTGCAGCGCGCGTTGCACATTCTTGTTTGTGGGGCCGCCGCTCCTGCGGCGGCGGGGGCGGGCAAGACAAGCGAGCATCCGGCTTTGCCGGTGCGAGCGGTGGGGGTTGCGGGGGGTAAGCGAGCGGAAAGGTGGGCGGAGTGCGAGCGACCCCCCGCGTGAGATGTGGGGCCGCCGCTCCGCGGCGGCTTAGCATGGGCAATGGAGCGCCGCTCCGACATTTCTTTTCTCAATCCCGGTCCTCGTCTGGCCCCGCTCTTGAGGAGCGGCTTGCGCTGGGGCATACTGCGCTTGATGCGACCGTACCGGATTTTGCTGGCCAAGGTGGGGTTGGACGGGCACGACCGGGGTGTCAAGGTCATCGCCCGGGCGCTGCGGGATGCGGGGTTTGAAGTGATTTACACCGGCCTGCGCCAAACCCCGGCCATGGTGGCGGATGCGGCGGTGCAGGAAGACGTGGATGCGGTGGGGCTTTCGTCCCTTTCCGGGGCGCACATGACGCTTTTTCCCGCCGTGGTGGAAGAGCTCAGAAAACGCGATGCCGGCGATATTTTGGTTTTTGGCGGGGGCATCATCCCCCAGGAGGACATCCCCGCGCTTTTGGCGGCGGGGATCGATCGCCTGTTTCTCCCCGGTGCCACGACCAGCGAAATCGTGGACTACCTCAAGGAAACGCTGGCGGCTCGCGCAGGACAAAAAGCCTAGAGCCCTTTAGCTGGCCCGCAGCCGCTGGAGGATCAGCTTGGCCACCCGGTTGGCTTCCCGTACCGCGTAGTTTTGCCCCCGATCTTCCGGGTAAATGTGGGCCATGGAGCAGTGGAAAAGCCCGGGGATGGGGGTTTCCACCGGTGGCAGCTTCTCTTCGTAGTGACAGGTGACCAGGGGTTGAGCGTCGGCGGCCTTGAACAGGTGCCAGTCCAAAATAAACCTTTCGGAAAAAGCCGGGTTGAGGCGGGAGAGGTGGGGAACGAAGGCGTCGTACACCTCTTTGGGGCTGGCCTGCCAGAGGGGGTGGCTGGCAAAAAGGTATTTCGAAAGGTAAACCACGTGCCGACCCCCGTAGCGTTCCTTTTCCACCAAATTGGTGTGCTCGATGACGCCGCCAAAGGGGAACGAGGGATCGGCCACGTTGGTCCAGTAAAAGGGCAAGAAGGCCCGGTCCAGCTCCAGGACCAGGCAAAGCGCGTTGGTGGCCTCCAGGGCTTCCAGCTTTTGCCGGTACCAACCGGGGAAAGCGCCGGAATCAACCCGGACCAGCTCCCTGGGGGATGCGGTAAAGAGCACGTAGGGGAAAAGCTCTACCCCCTTGCGGGTGCGCAGCGCCAGGCCTTTTTCCGTAGCTTCAAGCTTCAAAGCAGGCTCCCCGTAACGAAAGACCACCCCCCGTTCCCGCAGTTTTGCTTCCAAAAGCCGCACCAGGCGGCCAAAGGAGCCGTCCATGTAGCCTAAGGCTTCCTTGAAACCCCCGGCGCCCCGGGACTGGCCCCGGAGCTGCACCTTCTTCCAGAGCCAGGCCATGGAAACCTCATGCTTTCGTTCGGCAAACTTTTGCTCCAGAAGCGGCCCCCACACCAAATCCAGAACCCTTTTGCCCGCAAAGCGGCGGATCCACTGCCAGGCGGGAACGCCGGTAAACCGCTGGGGGCTTTTAACCCTCCCCAGGTAAAGCACCGAAAGGGCAAAGCGCAGCTTGTCCGCCAGCGAAAAAGGAGAAAACCGCAAAAGCGAAAGCGGCGTGCCAAAGGGATAGAGTTTGCCGGCGGTGTAAATGCCCATGCTGGAGGCAAGCCAGCGGATGCTATCTCCAAGCCCCAGCTCCTCCGCCAAGGCCACGTAGTCGCGGTCGGTGGTGAACAGGTGGTGGTAGAAGCACTCCAGTTCCTCACCGCCCACGCGAAAGGTGGCCACCAGGCCTCCGGCCTGGGGGTAGCGCTCGAAGATGGTCACCGGCACGCCTTCTTGCACCAGCCGCCAGGCGGCCACCAGGCCGGTTAAGCCCGCACCTACCATGGCTACCTTGGGAGTCGTCGCTTCTGCCATGGCGGTAGCTTACACGCAGGTCGTCGGTGGAAAACGCTACACTGGAGCCGGAGGGCACCATGAAGCGCGTGTTGGTGGGCTTGTTCCTGTGCGCCAGCGTGGTGGGAGCAGGGGAAAGGGAAGCGGTGCTGGGCTTTTGGCACACACCCCCGGATGCAAAAAACGGTGCGGCCATCGTGGAAATCCGGCAAAAGGGGGAGGGCCTTTCCGGGCGGATCGTGTGGCTGGAAAAGCCGGTCTATCCGCCGGATCATCCGGCCGCGGGAAAACCCAAGGTGGATCGGGAAAACCCCGACCCCAACCTGCGCACCCGGCCGGTTATGGGCCTGGAGATCCTCACCGGATTCCGCTGGGACGGGAAGCGGTGGGTAGACGGGGAGATTTACGATCCGGTCAGTGGCAACACCTACCGCGCCACCATCACCCTGGAAGGCCAGGACCGCTTGCGGTTGCGGGGTTACGTGGGCATTCCGCTTTTGGGTCGCACCGAGGTCTGGACCCGGGTGCCGGGCGTGCCGGAAAGCCAGACCGCTCCCGGTTCTTCTCCGTGAAGAAGAACACACGGCAGCCCGCTTAATTGGGTTTTTGCGGCTTTAAGAACGCCGGCAGCTCGTAGTTCCCGCCGGCTTCCAGCTCCAGGTTTTCCTGCGGGGCTTCCACCAGCAAGCGCTGGTACAGCTCCTCGGGCAGCTCCTGCAAGAAGCGGGACGGTTCGGTGATGATGTCCATCCGGTAGCGGTCCCGGGCCACCAGCGGGTAGCAGAGGTAAAGCTCGTCCTTGGCGCGGGTGCAGGCCACGTAAAACAGGCGC from Thermoanaerobaculum aquaticum includes:
- a CDS encoding peroxiredoxin, which codes for MSWEVFSVVFLVLFAFGAGAAGPLTEGSPFPQWELVDQQGQKVSSKDLAGKTYLLWFYPKAMTSGCTREGCELRDHYAEFRKLGVEILGVSFDTPADNARFAAEQRFPFRLLSDSSRQLAVQVGAADSPEASYPKRVSFLVGGDGRVLKVYPKVDPATHAQEVLKDLQSLK
- a CDS encoding universal stress protein; this encodes MIKHIVVGLDGSTCGAAAEQLAIQLAAKLGACARGVHILDAAFLQGAFVSDISGAMGFEPFLRLQAQVEQSLQELGNLLKDRFTNFCEQAGVKHRFVLLHGGVVEKLCEEAQTADLLVLGQKGVGAPQHPQFLGPNTGRLLRRCPVPVLIVPEHGSLPQKPLAAFDGSPKAFRALHLAGEICGALAVPLKVVTLGTDEAAASSLLERAASFLEPFAVKASFSWERGEAVEQVLLSMLDPAEHDFLFMGAHGHSRVIETVLGSTTEYVTRRSPVPVLCATRA
- a CDS encoding DUF2147 domain-containing protein, which encodes MKRVLVGLFLCASVVGAGEREAVLGFWHTPPDAKNGAAIVEIRQKGEGLSGRIVWLEKPVYPPDHPAAGKPKVDRENPDPNLRTRPVMGLEILTGFRWDGKRWVDGEIYDPVSGNTYRATITLEGQDRLRLRGYVGIPLLGRTEVWTRVPGVPESQTAPGSSP
- a CDS encoding alpha-ketoacid dehydrogenase subunit alpha/beta, producing MAQELTTLASLLTREEVLSAYRLMLTSRRVDDKEIQLKQHNLVFFQISGAGHEAVQVAAGLHLSPRKDWFFPYYRDRALMLTLGMTPYQMFLGSIGAESGPDSKGRQMPSHWGMRALHVASSSSPTGTQCLQAVGFAEAGRYFLALEQGIRCAEVAEDEVVYVSLGDGTTSEGEFWESLNTACNKKLPLLYLIQDNGYAISVTVDVQTAGGSISKLVRSFPNLGVYEVDGCDFLASYATLAEAVARVRSGEGPVLVHAHVVRPYSHSLSDDERLYRPEWEREQEAQKDPLRRTAKLLQEAYGVSAEELSQLEEEVNREVNAAAEAALAEKQPPPESWPLWIYSPEVDPTSEAFATEPKFEDYAPKTMVDLLNACLRDEMARNERIVVFGEDVADASRDEVLSEVKGKGGVFKVTYGLQRLYGSRRVFNTPLAEANIIGRAIGMAMRGLKPVAEIQFFDYIWPAYMQLRNELATMRWRSGGDWSAPVVVRVPIGGYLKGGGPYHSQSGEVLFTHIPGLRVVMPSNALDANGLLRTALRCDDPVIFLEHKHLYRQTHNKAPYPGPDFMIPFGKAAAVREGEDLTIITYGATVVRSLAAAKLLAEEGVEVEILDLRSLAPYDWEAIARSVKKTNRALVVHEDCLSFGYGAEIAARIADELFAYLDAPVRRVAAKDSFVPYAPELEDVVLPQVEDVYRAAKDLLAF
- the glmS gene encoding glutamine--fructose-6-phosphate transaminase (isomerizing) produces the protein MCGIFGIVFENDRPLGEILTGAAKRLSYRGYDSVGAAAIDSQGRIDLRKAPGKVEEVAEKLKFSELTGSRGICQLRWATFGAPSYENAQPHLDSDGDLVGAHNGNVVNNAELRRQFIAEGMTVRGTNDGESCVHAVERYVNRGLSLPEAVRAAYRDLAGDFAFVIGNNRENILVAVKKGSGLVVGVGPDFTCCSSDLPSVLPLTRRVIPMEDGEMVVLRPHSVELYRVEDGAPIAREPKEVGEDMGVPEKGGFPHFMLKEIHEQAAAARELYHLLEHSEHLPQIAQEVAKARRVFLVGSGSSYHACLIGSHFFSSLAGILAIPVLPQQFVEQFGPALGADDVAVYVSQSGETKDVLNALNYATAKGVKALGLVNVLGSTLTRKVERYLPLACGWEISVPATKTYTNQVIALIALAARSGGRDLGPLAAASSWLEKAVREMDGTARALAKQLAKVQKLFILGYGLGHGVALEGALKIKEVTGIPCEGMFSSEFKHGPLAMVEQGTPVLFTASPAGCHMLTNHVTEVTCRGGYAIVIAPEHENLRAEASLFIPLPVGSEVEYAVVGAVPFQLFAYHLAVTLGFDPDYPRNLSKTLTVD
- a CDS encoding cobalamin B12-binding domain-containing protein; this encodes MRPYRILLAKVGLDGHDRGVKVIARALRDAGFEVIYTGLRQTPAMVADAAVQEDVDAVGLSSLSGAHMTLFPAVVEELRKRDAGDILVFGGGIIPQEDIPALLAAGIDRLFLPGATTSEIVDYLKETLAARAGQKA
- a CDS encoding MBL fold metallo-hydrolase — encoded protein: MEGPRFADPCPNHLPPELRLSFPFGTLMGTSIASRATALAVPELGFALDLGRLTPVIMQQPTVFLTHAHLDHSSALAAYLNTRARFFREEKTAVWVPEPLREDFLAAFAVLPGMHSVRKRTALEEVLLPAWDGTEVSLPWGHARAFATDHGVPSLGWAFYQKDSSRPFLVIAGDGDPWHFAKKPQLLDAQVAVVECSLSGENRRLAARMARHAHILDWIELAPQLACDVLVLAHLPEGGLGEPTLLDRLQNAFPGQLAVFSLPSQSTRPAPAEEA
- a CDS encoding NAD(P)/FAD-dependent oxidoreductase, whose protein sequence is MAEATTPKVAMVGAGLTGLVAAWRLVQEGVPVTIFERYPQAGGLVATFRVGGEELECFYHHLFTTDRDYVALAEELGLGDSIRWLASSMGIYTAGKLYPFGTPLSLLRFSPFSLADKLRFALSVLYLGRVKSPQRFTGVPAWQWIRRFAGKRVLDLVWGPLLEQKFAERKHEVSMAWLWKKVQLRGQSRGAGGFKEALGYMDGSFGRLVRLLEAKLRERGVVFRYGEPALKLEATEKGLALRTRKGVELFPYVLFTASPRELVRVDSGAFPGWYRQKLEALEATNALCLVLELDRAFLPFYWTNVADPSFPFGGVIEHTNLVEKERYGGRHVVYLSKYLFASHPLWQASPKEVYDAFVPHLSRLNPAFSERFILDWHLFKAADAQPLVTCHYEEKLPPVETPIPGLFHCSMAHIYPEDRGQNYAVREANRVAKLILQRLRAS